In Candidatus Zixiibacteriota bacterium, one genomic interval encodes:
- a CDS encoding protein kinase: MTDDPTRTYAVLTSGAQVAQYRIVKLLGSGGMGEVYLAQDTRLDREVALKFLSQPLSLEPEARLRFLREAQAAARLAHPNIVTVHEVAEFDGRPYFVMEHLEGQSLREFAAGKALPVEKALDIAGQLCEGLIAAHSKGIVHRDLKPGNIIIDPQGRVRIVDFGLAAVKGGEHLTRSGSTLGTIGYMSPEQVLGKEIDHRSDLFSAGIVLYELLTGRNFFRRDGDAATLHAIVHDQLSFPVESMGEISTSLERLLTRLLEKEPENRFPSALELRAELAAARREMESGAAKRTAAPSIAVLPFANLSADADQDYFCDGVSEDIISDLNQIPGIRVVARTSAFAFRGYSGDIREAGRKLGVGYVLEGSVRKAGQRVRVTAQLIEIASGYHLWSERYDRELSDIFAIQDDISRAIVDKLKLELGRRELGRRAAKDIPMEAYQLYSRARYELNKRSVEALRQALQLLLECLKLAPDYPLAHAGLADAYFLLFAYDAMPPRDAIARARIAAQHALELDDHLANPHATLGGIHTYYDWAWSDAEREFRRAIELSPGDATAHQWYGELLSYMARTEEAEEQLRIALQIDPLSAIVLTMYGWHYIRHSRFDQAGDYLNRAMALHTTNDFTYALAGWSQIALGNWEEGLRHIQTSREISDNSVMSLTFLALAHDLKGDKTTARDLLEQLLHRQEKEYVPQPYLAALHFILGDEQAALRCLQEGLRRRDSELIFTAVMPYYAALQKHPKIGALIAVLGLPDASLKKPA; encoded by the coding sequence ATGACAGATGACCCGACCCGCACATATGCTGTTCTGACCTCCGGGGCGCAGGTAGCGCAGTACCGGATTGTAAAGCTGCTTGGCTCCGGCGGCATGGGGGAGGTTTACCTGGCGCAGGATACCCGGTTAGATAGAGAGGTAGCGCTCAAGTTTCTCTCTCAGCCGCTGTCACTGGAGCCGGAAGCGCGTCTTCGCTTTCTCCGGGAGGCGCAGGCCGCGGCGCGATTGGCTCATCCAAATATTGTCACTGTGCATGAGGTGGCTGAATTTGACGGACGGCCTTATTTTGTGATGGAACATCTGGAGGGGCAGTCGTTGCGGGAGTTTGCTGCCGGGAAAGCGCTTCCTGTCGAAAAAGCGCTCGATATCGCGGGGCAGCTTTGTGAGGGGTTGATCGCCGCTCACAGCAAAGGGATAGTGCATCGCGACCTGAAACCGGGCAACATCATTATTGACCCGCAGGGAAGAGTCCGGATTGTCGATTTCGGACTGGCTGCGGTCAAAGGAGGGGAGCATCTCACCCGGAGCGGTTCCACCCTCGGGACAATTGGTTATATGTCGCCGGAGCAGGTTTTGGGGAAAGAGATTGACCATCGCAGCGACCTCTTCTCGGCAGGCATCGTTCTATATGAATTGCTTACCGGGAGGAATTTTTTCCGGCGCGATGGGGATGCGGCGACATTGCACGCCATTGTCCATGACCAGTTATCGTTTCCGGTTGAATCAATGGGGGAAATCTCAACTTCTTTGGAACGTCTACTGACAAGGCTTTTAGAGAAAGAACCCGAGAACCGTTTTCCATCGGCGCTGGAACTTCGCGCGGAATTGGCGGCGGCGCGGCGTGAGATGGAAAGCGGTGCGGCGAAAAGAACGGCGGCGCCTTCAATCGCGGTTTTACCCTTTGCCAATCTGAGCGCCGATGCCGACCAGGATTATTTTTGTGATGGGGTCTCGGAAGATATTATTAGCGATTTAAATCAGATTCCCGGGATACGGGTAGTAGCGCGCACCTCGGCTTTTGCTTTCCGTGGATACTCCGGCGATATTCGCGAAGCAGGGCGTAAACTGGGGGTGGGATATGTTCTGGAGGGGTCGGTGCGCAAAGCGGGACAGAGAGTGCGGGTGACCGCCCAGTTAATTGAAATCGCCAGCGGGTATCATCTCTGGTCTGAACGGTATGACCGGGAATTGTCCGATATTTTTGCCATACAGGATGATATCTCGCGGGCGATTGTCGATAAACTGAAACTGGAACTGGGGAGGCGGGAGTTGGGACGTCGGGCGGCGAAGGACATCCCGATGGAGGCGTATCAACTTTACAGCCGGGCCCGATATGAATTGAATAAGCGTTCCGTTGAAGCGCTTCGTCAGGCGCTGCAGTTGTTGCTGGAATGTTTGAAACTGGCACCGGATTATCCGCTGGCGCATGCCGGGCTGGCCGACGCCTATTTTCTTCTATTTGCATATGATGCCATGCCGCCGCGCGATGCCATCGCCCGCGCTCGTATCGCGGCGCAACATGCCCTGGAGCTTGATGACCATCTGGCGAACCCCCACGCCACGCTCGGAGGAATTCATACCTACTACGACTGGGCATGGAGCGATGCCGAAAGGGAATTCCGACGGGCGATTGAGCTCAGTCCGGGAGATGCCACCGCCCATCAGTGGTACGGAGAGCTGCTTTCGTACATGGCGCGGACGGAGGAAGCTGAAGAGCAACTTCGTATCGCCTTGCAGATTGACCCGCTTTCGGCAATCGTGCTGACCATGTACGGCTGGCATTATATTCGTCACTCCCGCTTTGACCAGGCGGGCGACTATCTGAATCGGGCGATGGCGCTTCATACCACCAATGACTTCACCTATGCCCTTGCCGGCTGGAGTCAGATTGCGCTGGGGAACTGGGAGGAAGGGTTGCGACATATCCAGACGAGTCGAGAAATTTCTGATAACAGCGTGATGAGCCTGACATTTCTGGCGCTGGCTCATGACTTAAAAGGTGACAAGACGACCGCGCGGGACCTGCTGGAGCAACTGCTGCATCGTCAGGAGAAAGAATATGTTCCGCAACCATATCTGGCGGCGCTTCATTTCATATTGGGCGACGAACAAGCGGCTCTCCGCTGTTTGCAAGAAGGGCTGCGCCGTCGCGACTCGGAACTGATATTCACGGCGGTGATGCCTTACTATGCCGCCCTGCAGAAGCATCCGAAAATCGGGGCGCTTATTGCCGTGCTCGGTCTGCCCGATGCCTCACTCAAGAAGCCTGCATAA
- a CDS encoding LemA family protein, with protein MKVFGIVIVVLLLLVLAIGGWVWSGRAGLIDRTQSVDEKWAQVQNVYQRRFDLVPNLVASVDNFMQRQQATLTEVIAMRQRVIDLKESAENALGSQNPALLDSLAGQLSRQLNSFINVVVEQYPQIKGDQLYADLMTQLEGTENRIAQERRTFNEAVREYNTYRQRGIKALLAGSIFGFPYEKQFFAAQPEAQTAPSVKDAFKNE; from the coding sequence ATGAAAGTTTTTGGCATTGTAATAGTAGTTCTACTTCTGCTGGTCCTGGCAATCGGAGGTTGGGTCTGGTCAGGCCGAGCCGGGCTGATTGACCGCACCCAGAGTGTCGATGAAAAATGGGCGCAGGTGCAGAATGTTTACCAGCGCCGTTTTGACCTTGTCCCCAACCTGGTGGCAAGTGTCGACAATTTCATGCAGCGGCAGCAGGCGACCCTGACCGAGGTTATCGCTATGCGCCAGCGGGTAATCGACCTGAAAGAATCGGCCGAAAATGCGCTCGGCAGTCAGAACCCGGCTCTTCTCGACTCCCTCGCGGGGCAGCTGTCTCGCCAGCTCAATTCTTTCATCAACGTGGTGGTGGAGCAGTACCCCCAAATCAAAGGCGACCAGCTCTATGCCGACCTGATGACCCAACTGGAAGGAACCGAGAACCGTATCGCCCAGGAGCGGCGGACATTCAATGAAGCTGTCCGCGAATACAACACCTATCGCCAGAGAGGCATCAAGGCTCTCCTCGCCGGCTCGATTTTTGGATTTCCGTATGAGAAGCAGTTTTTCGCGGCGCAGCCGGAAGCTCAGACTGCCCCCAGTGTTAAAGACGCCTTCAAAAACGAATAA
- a CDS encoding TPM domain-containing protein — protein sequence MKTIFALLLALSVFAKSDLPVYEGMINDRAGLLSSDEIRQLESKTRSYREQTGVEIGVLIVPNLGDRSLEDFAHDVFNAWGIGSKDKDNGVLFLIAIEEKKTRLEVGYGLESELTDLEAGRIVSRSSPMAEHFRRGDFAGGINAALDGIAEAVGGEYNPPRQENDEEEAFFPLLLPLGFIIFFVLLSILRRRGIIDRRFGGPFIGGFGGGSSGGRSSGGGFSFGGGSSGGGGASGGW from the coding sequence TTGAAAACAATCTTTGCCCTGCTGTTGGCTTTATCGGTCTTTGCCAAATCCGACCTGCCTGTTTATGAAGGGATGATAAATGACCGCGCCGGACTGTTGAGCAGTGATGAAATCAGGCAACTCGAATCGAAAACCCGCAGTTACCGCGAACAGACCGGCGTTGAAATAGGAGTTCTGATAGTTCCTAATCTCGGCGACCGGTCGCTGGAGGATTTTGCCCACGACGTCTTCAATGCCTGGGGTATAGGAAGTAAAGACAAAGACAACGGCGTTCTGTTTCTGATAGCAATAGAGGAAAAGAAAACCCGTCTTGAAGTCGGGTACGGCTTGGAGTCGGAACTGACCGACCTTGAAGCCGGGCGGATAGTCAGCCGGAGTTCGCCGATGGCGGAGCATTTCCGCCGCGGTGACTTCGCTGGAGGGATAAATGCCGCTCTTGATGGCATCGCCGAAGCGGTCGGCGGCGAATATAATCCGCCCCGGCAGGAGAATGATGAAGAAGAAGCATTTTTCCCGCTGTTGTTACCGCTGGGGTTTATCATTTTCTTTGTGCTTCTGTCAATACTTCGTCGGCGCGGCATTATCGACCGACGATTCGGCGGTCCTTTTATCGGCGGCTTCGGCGGCGGTTCCTCCGGCGGCCGAAGTAGCGGCGGCGGATTCAGTTTCGGCGGCGGCTCCTCCGGAGGCGGCGGCGCCAGCGGCGGCTGGTAG
- a CDS encoding caspase family protein: protein LTFGCSGTPPTQPAGNATVDHSVALVERPEFIETRPPEVVANFTLKVENVPTGVLEKRPPPPPPDTTSDDPNPNPAHKYAYIVGISNYEGTLNDLQFCDDDAQAMKAWLQGEGFTCRMDLDLAATAANITAGLEWLISSAVPGDEIAFCYSGHGGRSTAGSAIVSADLYYVTHGYVMSYFNAANCTKKLATLDACVIGDFHLDVVTGTFMATASDNKNSYDAPDLNHGAWTYYWLYGTENVGLVYAEDAAPYAESGMKAWAALYRLRVDPIHTDKYTGMMDM from the coding sequence TTGACATTCGGCTGCAGCGGAACACCGCCCACCCAGCCGGCCGGCAATGCCACCGTCGACCATTCCGTGGCATTGGTAGAACGCCCGGAGTTCATCGAAACCAGGCCGCCTGAAGTTGTTGCGAATTTTACCCTCAAGGTCGAGAATGTCCCGACCGGGGTGCTGGAGAAGAGACCCCCGCCACCGCCGCCCGATACCACCTCGGATGACCCCAATCCGAATCCGGCGCATAAATACGCCTATATCGTCGGCATCTCCAATTATGAAGGGACCCTCAACGACCTCCAGTTCTGTGATGATGACGCTCAGGCGATGAAAGCCTGGCTGCAGGGTGAAGGCTTCACCTGCCGGATGGACCTCGACCTTGCCGCTACTGCCGCCAATATCACGGCCGGACTGGAATGGCTTATCAGCAGTGCCGTTCCCGGTGATGAAATCGCCTTCTGCTACAGCGGACATGGCGGTCGCTCCACCGCCGGTTCGGCAATCGTCTCTGCCGACCTTTATTATGTGACGCATGGCTATGTCATGTCCTATTTCAACGCTGCCAACTGTACCAAGAAACTTGCCACTCTTGATGCTTGCGTCATCGGCGACTTTCATCTCGATGTCGTCACTGGAACTTTTATGGCAACCGCCTCCGACAACAAGAACTCCTATGATGCCCCCGATCTGAACCATGGCGCTTGGACCTATTACTGGCTGTACGGAACCGAGAACGTCGGCCTGGTTTACGCTGAGGATGCCGCCCCTTACGCTGAAAGCGGCATGAAAGCCTGGGCTGCTCTGTACCGCTTAAGAGTCGACCCGATTCATACCGACAAATACACCGGAATGATGGATATGTAA
- a CDS encoding NAD(P)/FAD-dependent oxidoreductase: MTRIAIIGGGPAGFFGAISAAGFNRSDEITIFEATHQPLGKVRISGGGRCNVTHHCYDPAELIKNYPRGSKELRGPFSRFQPRDTVAWFEKHGVKLKTEPDGRIFPVTDNSETIVNCLLTEAKRVGVRLRLGARVTEISRLKDDPAFSRFRPRYQDATVEEFDKVLLATGSAPRGHQFAKALGHSIIPCVPSLFTFNINDPRIRNLAGVSFENVRLSMTTAKKGKLIQTGPLLITHWGLSGPAVLKLSAWGARALHDNDYQAELTVNFLPHLDEPLLLQKLIEYKTAQGKRRLLTSSPLPLPKRYWSRIVEFLEMDDKLTWGNISKSGLKQLTVEITSARFRIDGKGIFKDEFVTCGGVNLKEIDFKTMQSKICPGLYFAGEILDIDGITGGFNFQSAWTTGWLAGLGMIQK, from the coding sequence ATGACGCGCATAGCCATTATCGGCGGCGGTCCCGCCGGCTTCTTCGGCGCTATCTCCGCGGCCGGATTTAACAGATCCGACGAGATTACGATATTCGAAGCCACCCATCAGCCGTTGGGGAAAGTCCGCATCTCCGGCGGCGGACGATGCAATGTTACCCATCACTGCTATGACCCGGCCGAACTCATTAAGAACTACCCGCGGGGAAGCAAAGAGTTGCGGGGACCGTTCAGCCGGTTTCAACCCCGCGACACGGTCGCCTGGTTTGAGAAACATGGGGTCAAACTTAAGACCGAGCCTGATGGCCGAATCTTCCCGGTCACCGACAATTCCGAAACGATTGTCAATTGCCTGCTGACAGAAGCAAAGAGAGTTGGCGTCCGGTTACGTCTTGGCGCCCGTGTAACTGAAATATCTCGCCTCAAAGATGACCCTGCCTTCTCGCGCTTTCGTCCCAGGTATCAAGATGCCACCGTGGAGGAATTCGACAAGGTTTTGCTGGCAACCGGAAGCGCGCCGCGAGGACATCAATTTGCGAAAGCACTGGGGCATTCTATAATCCCCTGCGTCCCCTCCCTATTTACATTCAACATAAACGACCCCCGAATCAGGAATCTTGCCGGCGTCAGTTTTGAGAATGTCCGGCTGAGCATGACTACGGCAAAAAAAGGAAAACTGATTCAGACCGGTCCGCTCCTGATAACCCACTGGGGACTCTCCGGTCCGGCCGTTCTTAAACTCTCCGCCTGGGGAGCGCGAGCCCTCCATGACAACGACTATCAGGCGGAACTGACCGTCAACTTTCTACCTCACCTGGACGAGCCACTGCTGTTACAGAAACTGATTGAATACAAAACCGCCCAGGGCAAAAGGCGCCTTCTCACTTCCTCTCCTTTGCCGCTGCCGAAACGTTACTGGTCGCGCATCGTGGAGTTTCTTGAAATGGATGATAAACTGACCTGGGGCAATATCAGTAAGTCCGGCCTCAAACAGTTAACGGTAGAGATAACCTCAGCCCGATTCCGAATTGACGGCAAAGGGATTTTCAAAGATGAATTCGTTACCTGTGGCGGGGTGAATCTGAAAGAGATTGACTTCAAGACCATGCAGAGTAAAATCTGCCCCGGTCTATACTTTGCCGGGGAAATTCTCGATATTGACGGCATCACTGGCGGTTTCAATTTCCAGAGCGCCTGGACCACCGGCTGGCTCGCCGGTCTGGGTATGATACAAAAATAA
- a CDS encoding SDR family oxidoreductase yields MSRTIFLTGPTGNLGAPLLWRLLQRAEVDRVYTLVRAKSDQEGLARIVKAVSAATGDVNLPLIHQKLRPVCGDITDSRLGLAPSIRKVLLSEVTDIIHSAAQTAFTLPLEAARHTNGLGAEHIAALVRDINNCGKLRRYFHISTAFVCGSSEGTINEHFRIATNFSNSYEQSKFEAEQVLRQKYSDLPCTIIRPTIVAGDSETGKILACNVLYTPLKWILHGYLDRRTVQTDILLDVVPVDYVADATVALLFHSNQILPSPIHLAAGEKSNMAVNEIVEFTLQYAHRREYKLHALNYRNIDCRTTPYYPYVTLPRFFVTGNSELLLAPLGLRPRPLADYLGCLLDHAFQTNWSKNLRGDSCTQRKEKACAA; encoded by the coding sequence ATGTCGCGCACAATATTCCTAACCGGACCGACCGGAAATCTCGGCGCCCCGCTTCTGTGGCGCCTTCTGCAGAGGGCCGAAGTTGACCGGGTCTATACTCTGGTGCGGGCGAAATCGGACCAGGAGGGATTGGCGCGAATCGTTAAAGCGGTCTCTGCCGCTACCGGTGATGTCAATCTTCCCCTGATTCATCAGAAACTCCGCCCGGTCTGTGGCGATATCACCGATTCCCGGTTAGGACTCGCGCCATCTATCCGCAAAGTCTTGCTTTCTGAAGTCACCGATATCATTCACTCCGCGGCGCAGACCGCGTTTACTCTGCCGCTGGAAGCGGCCCGTCATACCAACGGCCTCGGCGCCGAGCATATCGCGGCGCTGGTGCGAGACATAAATAATTGCGGAAAACTGCGGCGCTATTTTCATATCAGCACCGCTTTCGTCTGCGGCAGTTCCGAAGGGACTATCAATGAGCATTTCCGAATTGCGACCAATTTTTCCAATTCGTACGAACAATCTAAATTCGAAGCCGAGCAGGTCTTACGACAAAAATATTCTGACCTCCCTTGCACCATAATCCGACCTACTATCGTTGCCGGTGACTCTGAAACCGGAAAAATTCTGGCTTGCAATGTCCTTTATACCCCGCTCAAATGGATTCTGCACGGCTATCTGGACCGCCGGACTGTGCAGACAGACATCTTGCTGGACGTCGTCCCGGTTGACTATGTTGCGGACGCTACCGTCGCTCTGCTATTTCATTCGAATCAAATTCTCCCGTCGCCGATTCATCTTGCGGCCGGAGAAAAATCCAATATGGCCGTAAACGAGATTGTCGAGTTTACCCTGCAATATGCCCACCGCCGCGAATACAAATTGCATGCTCTGAATTATCGGAATATCGACTGCCGAACTACCCCCTACTATCCTTATGTAACGCTCCCACGTTTCTTTGTCACAGGCAACTCGGAACTTCTTCTCGCGCCCCTGGGCTTAAGACCGCGACCCCTGGCAGACTATCTGGGTTGCCTCCTTGACCATGCCTTTCAGACTAACTGGAGCAAGAACCTCCGCGGAGATTCCTGCACTCAACGAAAGGAGAAAGCATGCGCGGCATGA